A window of Haliscomenobacter hydrossis DSM 1100 contains these coding sequences:
- a CDS encoding helix-turn-helix domain-containing protein produces MSESEKPIFYIAEELMTLESAAELLKVSVNTVERELREGRLKGFKRLKKWYVFKSDVFKYIREGATKEGGEETE; encoded by the coding sequence ATGAGTGAGTCTGAGAAACCTATCTTTTACATTGCAGAAGAGCTGATGACGTTGGAATCGGCTGCTGAACTACTCAAGGTCAGTGTAAATACCGTTGAACGGGAGTTGCGGGAAGGTCGCTTAAAGGGCTTCAAGCGGTTGAAGAAATGGTATGTGTTTAAGTCGGATGTGTTCAAGTACATTCGAGAAGGGGCGACTAAGGAAGGGGGCGAGGAAACGGAATAA
- a CDS encoding type IV toxin-antitoxin system AbiEi family antitoxin domain-containing protein has protein sequence MSDNLKIQTWIEHLQAKGRYSFSVDALREELKNYTFTGIMRALSRLTAKGKILSIHKGYYLIIPPQYAPKGILPPTLFIDALMKHLQRPYYVALLNAAAYHGAAHQQPQEFFIVTNFPALRPTQKKGMILNYISIKDIPEKLLTLQKTESGYLKVSNRALTASDLVQFEKRVGGLNRVANILHELIEELRPEDFEPLFLMHTPSAVLQRLGYLLEYTCYNHELANALYGQMERMKMQLHRVPLKAAAETRGFFSKNRWNVIVNTEIEIDE, from the coding sequence ATGAGTGATAACCTAAAAATTCAAACATGGATTGAACATTTACAAGCCAAAGGCAGGTACTCTTTCTCTGTTGATGCCTTACGGGAAGAACTAAAAAATTACACTTTTACCGGAATAATGAGGGCGCTCAGCCGATTAACGGCAAAAGGAAAGATTCTGTCTATTCACAAAGGGTACTACCTCATTATCCCTCCGCAGTATGCCCCCAAAGGCATCCTTCCGCCTACACTGTTCATTGATGCATTGATGAAACACCTCCAAAGACCTTACTATGTTGCCTTGCTAAATGCTGCGGCATATCATGGAGCTGCGCATCAGCAACCACAAGAATTTTTTATTGTTACAAACTTCCCAGCCCTCCGGCCTACTCAAAAAAAGGGAATGATCCTCAATTATATCTCGATAAAAGACATTCCGGAAAAGTTATTAACCCTACAAAAAACGGAATCCGGGTACCTGAAGGTGTCCAATCGAGCGCTCACTGCAAGCGATTTAGTGCAATTTGAAAAACGGGTTGGTGGACTCAACCGGGTCGCAAATATCCTCCATGAATTGATAGAAGAACTGAGGCCTGAGGATTTTGAACCCCTATTTTTGATGCATACACCAAGCGCAGTTTTGCAGCGATTGGGCTACCTACTCGAATATACCTGTTACAACCATGAGCTGGCAAATGCCTTATACGGGCAAATGGAAAGGATGAAAATGCAGCTTCATCGGGTTCCATTAAAGGCTGCGGCTGAAACAAGGGGCTTTTTTTCGAAAAACCGTTGGAATGTCATTGTGAACACTGAAATAGAAATTGACGAATGA
- a CDS encoding enolase C-terminal domain-like protein: MAYTPGPRIKEIHITPIATVDPPLLNAAGLHAPYALRTVLEIVTEDNISGISEIPGTKDIDAALEDSKKLLIGKDVFQLNQIRQILVDAFGKDSVADRGLAPWDQRKLVHIFSAVEVACMDIIGKVTGKPIVDLLGGKMRDRVPFSAYLFYKYAGAGGELEFQLDPAATGWDAARQKSALNPAEIVAQAQAMCREFGFQSIKLKGGVFEPRQEVDAVFALREAFGPDYPIRIDPNALWTVETAIQYGLEMEPVLEYLEDPVRGQENMAKVRKALKTPLATNMCTTSFDEIPRSIELGAEDIILSDHHFWGGLRASMTLVGICETFGRGLSMHSNSHLGISLAAMVHLGAALPNIPYALDTHYPWQSDEIIMGGRLKFEEGAVLVPTEPGLGVELDRVALAKLHENYKACGLTKRNDEVEMQKVQPGWKFQAVRW; the protein is encoded by the coding sequence ATGGCATACACACCTGGTCCCCGCATCAAAGAAATCCACATTACCCCCATCGCAACCGTCGACCCGCCGCTCTTGAACGCGGCCGGATTGCATGCACCCTACGCCTTGCGCACGGTATTGGAAATAGTCACCGAAGACAACATTTCCGGCATCAGTGAAATCCCCGGCACCAAAGACATCGATGCCGCTTTGGAAGATTCCAAAAAACTGTTGATCGGGAAAGACGTTTTTCAATTGAATCAAATCCGGCAAATCCTGGTGGATGCCTTTGGAAAAGATTCCGTGGCCGACCGTGGCCTAGCCCCCTGGGATCAACGAAAACTGGTGCATATTTTCAGCGCCGTAGAGGTGGCTTGTATGGACATCATCGGCAAAGTTACCGGAAAACCCATCGTCGATTTGTTGGGCGGTAAAATGCGCGATCGGGTTCCTTTTTCGGCCTACCTGTTTTACAAATACGCCGGGGCGGGTGGAGAACTGGAGTTTCAGCTGGATCCCGCCGCCACTGGCTGGGATGCGGCCCGACAAAAAAGCGCCTTAAACCCCGCAGAAATTGTGGCCCAGGCCCAGGCGATGTGCCGTGAATTTGGGTTTCAATCGATCAAGTTAAAAGGGGGCGTTTTTGAACCCCGGCAAGAAGTAGACGCCGTTTTTGCTTTGCGCGAAGCTTTCGGCCCCGATTATCCCATCCGCATCGATCCCAATGCACTTTGGACCGTAGAAACGGCCATCCAATACGGACTGGAAATGGAGCCCGTGCTGGAATACCTGGAAGACCCCGTACGCGGGCAAGAGAATATGGCCAAGGTGAGGAAAGCCCTGAAAACACCCCTGGCGACGAACATGTGCACCACTTCTTTTGACGAAATCCCCCGCAGCATTGAACTCGGCGCGGAAGACATCATTTTGAGCGACCACCATTTTTGGGGCGGGTTGCGCGCCTCCATGACCTTAGTAGGCATTTGTGAAACCTTTGGCCGCGGTTTGTCCATGCATTCCAACAGTCATCTAGGGATTTCGCTGGCGGCGATGGTACACCTGGGGGCAGCTTTGCCCAACATACCCTATGCCCTGGACACCCATTATCCCTGGCAATCGGATGAAATCATCATGGGTGGAAGGCTCAAATTTGAAGAAGGTGCCGTTTTGGTGCCGACCGAACCGGGTTTAGGCGTGGAATTGGATCGGGTGGCTTTGGCCAAATTGCACGAAAACTACAAAGCCTGTGGATTGACGAAGCGTAATGATGAGGTGGAAATGCAGAAGGTGCAGCCGGGGTGGAAGTTTCAGGCGGTACGGTGGTAG
- a CDS encoding HpcH/HpaI aldolase family protein, with protein sequence MKNLKKRLQNGETLHGCWLNLGSPLTAEIVGLSGFDWVLIDLEHGAGTEKEALAQMQGLEHTAAGIVVRVESAEPQRIQRILDMGAEGIMCPKINTPQEAQKVANGLHYPPIGQRGVAKMVRATQFAQNFQTYYEGSQENVLGIVQIETRESLHHLEEIAQVPGVDVLFIGPADLSMELGIFGQFDHPMFIDALQRTIAAANKAGKATGILFFNPNDYGKYHQMGIRFIACGADGTFVADGAKNMAEKLAQFRSAL encoded by the coding sequence ATGAAAAACTTAAAAAAACGGCTACAAAACGGTGAAACCCTACACGGTTGTTGGCTCAACCTCGGTAGTCCCCTGACCGCCGAAATTGTGGGCCTGTCGGGCTTCGATTGGGTCTTGATCGACCTCGAACACGGGGCTGGAACCGAAAAAGAAGCCCTCGCCCAAATGCAAGGCCTGGAACATACTGCTGCGGGAATCGTGGTACGGGTGGAAAGTGCCGAACCCCAACGCATCCAGCGCATTTTAGACATGGGCGCCGAAGGCATCATGTGTCCCAAGATCAACACCCCTCAGGAAGCCCAAAAAGTAGCCAATGGCTTACATTATCCCCCGATCGGCCAACGCGGCGTAGCCAAAATGGTGCGGGCTACCCAATTTGCCCAAAATTTTCAAACGTATTATGAAGGTTCCCAAGAGAATGTGTTGGGCATCGTGCAAATTGAAACCCGAGAATCCCTTCATCACCTGGAGGAAATAGCCCAGGTGCCGGGCGTAGATGTATTGTTTATCGGTCCGGCAGATTTGTCGATGGAATTGGGTATATTTGGTCAATTTGACCACCCCATGTTTATCGACGCCCTTCAGCGCACCATTGCGGCGGCCAATAAAGCCGGGAAAGCCACCGGAATCCTGTTTTTCAACCCCAATGATTATGGCAAATACCATCAAATGGGGATTCGCTTCATTGCCTGTGGAGCCGACGGCACCTTTGTAGCCGATGGGGCCAAAAACATGGCCGAAAAATTGGCACAATTTCGCTCAGCGCTTTAA
- a CDS encoding NAD(P)-dependent oxidoreductase, protein MEKIGFIGLGIMGKPMALNLLKAGYPVQVLSSSHAANEVNLAGASLCSSKKELAAAVDIIITMLPDSPEVEMVLNGPDGLLAAMRAGQLFIDMSTISPLVAKNIYTQMQEQGIEALDAPVSGGQVGAEAATLSIMVGGGAEAFARALPVFQAMGKNIVHIGEAGAGQITKACNQMIVGMTIQAVAEAFTLADKAGVDLEKMREVLLGGFAQSRILDLHGKRIIERNFKPGFKIKLHKKDLDIALATGAEFEVALEGTAQVAAQMKKAVDLGNGELDHSSLFLLLED, encoded by the coding sequence ATGGAAAAAATAGGTTTCATCGGACTCGGCATAATGGGAAAACCCATGGCCTTAAATTTACTCAAAGCAGGCTATCCGGTGCAAGTGTTGTCGAGTAGCCATGCGGCAAATGAGGTCAATCTTGCGGGAGCCAGCTTGTGCAGCTCCAAAAAGGAACTGGCCGCAGCGGTGGACATCATCATCACCATGCTGCCGGATTCTCCCGAAGTAGAAATGGTACTGAACGGGCCGGACGGGCTGCTTGCGGCCATGCGCGCGGGTCAATTGTTCATCGACATGTCGACCATCTCGCCTTTGGTGGCCAAAAATATCTATACTCAAATGCAGGAGCAGGGCATTGAAGCCCTGGATGCTCCCGTTTCGGGCGGACAAGTCGGAGCCGAAGCAGCTACCCTTTCGATTATGGTGGGTGGTGGTGCTGAGGCATTCGCCAGAGCGCTCCCGGTGTTTCAAGCGATGGGTAAAAACATCGTCCACATTGGAGAAGCGGGCGCTGGCCAAATCACCAAAGCGTGCAACCAAATGATTGTGGGCATGACCATCCAGGCGGTAGCGGAAGCTTTTACCTTGGCAGATAAGGCGGGGGTAGATTTGGAAAAAATGCGCGAAGTACTTTTGGGCGGTTTTGCCCAAAGCCGGATTTTAGACCTGCACGGCAAACGCATCATCGAACGAAACTTCAAACCCGGCTTTAAAATCAAATTGCATAAAAAGGATTTGGACATCGCGCTGGCGACCGGGGCGGAGTTTGAGGTGGCGCTGGAGGGTACGGCTCAGGTAGCTGCGCAAATGAAAAAAGCGGTCGACCTGGGCAATGGGGAACTCGATCACAGTTCCTTGTTTTTGCTTTTGGAAGACTAA
- a CDS encoding GntP family permease, whose amino-acid sequence MLDPIAILAVGIILVVGGIIGFKLHPFLALLLGAFVVACLTPSSQIEQFGLSKGMDAAAALAYSKKSIGERIATEFGNTCAKIGILIAMAAIIGKCMLESGAAERIIRALLKLTGIKKAPFAFLFGSFFLGIPVFFDTVIFLMIPLAKAMTLRIGKDYLLLILCIMSGAAMANSLVPPAPGPLFLIGEMGIPIGLMMMCGIVVGLFTISAGYLFSVWANKKMPIELRDSLDAKLEDLKTIAAKEDKHLPGLLVSLLPVLIPLVLIITDTIMTNFMNLDHSSTQSSWMNPLYAVIRFLGDKNIAIILGGVAALLVMAKNKKQKNDSLTPFVQTALMSGGGIIMITASGGAFGGALQQTGISAEIAQMTAGYQMALIPMAFFISAVVRTAQGSATVALITASGILSGMANQANLAFNPVYIGLAIGCGSKLVPWMNDAGFWIFCKLSDLTEKEALKTISPLLVVMGLTGLVVILIGAKLFPLI is encoded by the coding sequence ATGTTGGACCCTATCGCAATTCTCGCCGTTGGAATCATTCTGGTTGTTGGGGGCATCATTGGATTCAAATTGCATCCTTTTTTAGCGCTGTTGCTGGGCGCATTTGTGGTGGCCTGTTTGACCCCAAGTAGCCAGATCGAGCAATTTGGACTATCCAAAGGTATGGACGCCGCTGCCGCCTTGGCCTATTCAAAAAAAAGCATCGGTGAGCGCATTGCCACCGAATTTGGCAATACCTGCGCCAAAATTGGCATTTTGATTGCCATGGCGGCCATCATCGGCAAATGTATGCTGGAATCAGGCGCTGCCGAACGCATCATTCGTGCGCTGTTAAAATTGACGGGCATTAAAAAAGCACCCTTTGCATTTTTGTTTGGCAGCTTCTTTTTGGGGATTCCCGTATTTTTTGACACGGTCATTTTCCTGATGATTCCGCTGGCCAAGGCCATGACCTTGCGGATCGGCAAAGATTATTTACTGCTGATTCTGTGCATCATGTCGGGGGCAGCGATGGCCAATTCACTGGTTCCACCTGCGCCGGGCCCCCTCTTTTTGATTGGTGAAATGGGGATTCCCATTGGATTGATGATGATGTGCGGCATTGTGGTGGGGCTTTTTACCATTTCCGCCGGGTATTTGTTTTCGGTGTGGGCAAATAAAAAAATGCCCATTGAATTGCGGGATTCACTGGATGCCAAACTGGAAGACCTGAAAACGATTGCGGCCAAAGAGGACAAACACTTGCCAGGACTACTGGTTTCCCTCCTGCCCGTGCTGATTCCCTTGGTGTTGATCATTACGGATACCATCATGACCAATTTTATGAACTTGGATCATTCATCGACCCAGTCGTCCTGGATGAATCCATTGTATGCGGTCATCCGGTTTTTAGGGGATAAAAACATTGCCATAATTTTAGGAGGTGTAGCAGCTTTGCTGGTGATGGCGAAAAACAAAAAGCAAAAGAATGATAGTTTGACCCCCTTTGTACAAACCGCCTTGATGAGTGGCGGGGGCATCATCATGATCACGGCGTCGGGAGGTGCCTTCGGGGGCGCGTTGCAACAAACGGGGATCAGTGCTGAAATTGCCCAAATGACCGCGGGGTATCAAATGGCCCTCATCCCCATGGCGTTTTTCATCTCTGCTGTTGTGCGTACTGCACAAGGATCAGCTACGGTGGCCCTGATCACGGCATCGGGGATTTTATCGGGCATGGCCAATCAGGCCAATTTGGCGTTTAATCCCGTGTACATTGGGCTGGCCATTGGTTGTGGGTCAAAACTGGTGCCCTGGATGAATGATGCCGGGTTTTGGATCTTTTGTAAATTGAGCGACCTGACGGAAAAAGAGGCCTTAAAAACAATTTCTCCCTTGTTGGTTGTCATGGGGTTGACCGGTTTGGTCGTCATATTGATTGGGGCAAAGTTATTCCCGCTGATTTAA
- a CDS encoding ABC transporter permease: MLYNYLKIALRNLLRNKLSTTLNIVGLTFGLTCFFALSLFVIDELTFDRHHPDSDRIYRVIKHRKTPDEAISIAGASYKLAEESKKSIGEVENTARITQGGRDNLENLANQKKINEEVTVANNGLMEIFDFEALDGNPKTALVEPYSIVIVENLALQLFGSTQVAGKTLKWNGMEQPFKITAVLKNHPRNSSFSFSSVYSESTYLSDPEYLAELNADWGSHEFLVYALLSENANPQSVAQKMRQMVYANFKPDPGISLAYSLQALRDVHLHSENILDSANIGTPAAPGNSSLLYLKIFALVALFVLSIACINYMNLTTAKASTRCKEIGIKKAVGAFRGQLITQLLVESVMVTSISFVLSVLLVNLILPFFNEFTQKELSLGFSTDYRIWLSAFLMAILTGLMAGSYPALMLSRFSPNMLLKSLKAQKSSDFSLRKGLVVFQFAVSVFMIIATIVVFLQVRYVHNKDLGFNQELLVVVDINSGAIRRAAPTIVSEIGNLPKVKNVSTTSRVPGEWKNLPAVKIRQMGQLDEQKEAFFLGVDEHFTKTFEVDLLQGKNFSGSGDSASVILNETAAKLLNITEPSDQLIEIPAASYGLSFNPLRGGQAFKARVIGIVKDFHFQTLREKIAPLVMAYQQNPIHNIDYFTARIEAADASQTIQAMEAILAKIDAAELFEYHYLDQQLALFYAEDARRETMLIWMALATVLIACLGLFGLATYAAEQRIREIGVRKVLGASVLSLSKLLSMDFLKLVGIAIAIAFPIAYWAMNKWLLEFAYHIEIKWWVYVLAGLIAITIALLTVSYQAIKAALMNPVKSLKTE; this comes from the coding sequence ATGTTGTACAATTACCTGAAAATCGCCCTACGCAACCTGCTGCGCAACAAATTATCCACAACGTTAAACATAGTTGGACTGACGTTTGGACTTACCTGTTTTTTTGCCCTGAGCCTTTTTGTCATTGATGAACTTACTTTTGATCGGCATCATCCCGATTCAGACCGGATCTACCGAGTCATCAAGCATAGAAAAACTCCTGATGAAGCCATCAGTATAGCTGGAGCAAGCTATAAGCTGGCGGAAGAATCGAAAAAAAGCATCGGAGAGGTCGAAAATACCGCCCGCATTACCCAAGGGGGACGTGACAACCTGGAAAACCTGGCCAATCAAAAAAAAATCAACGAAGAAGTTACCGTAGCCAACAATGGCTTGATGGAAATTTTTGATTTTGAAGCGCTGGATGGCAACCCCAAAACCGCCCTGGTCGAACCCTATTCCATCGTCATTGTGGAAAATCTGGCCCTGCAATTGTTTGGCAGTACGCAAGTGGCTGGCAAAACGCTGAAATGGAACGGTATGGAGCAACCCTTCAAAATCACCGCCGTTCTTAAAAACCATCCTCGGAATTCCAGTTTCTCGTTTAGCTCGGTGTATTCGGAAAGTACCTATTTATCTGACCCCGAATACCTGGCGGAATTGAATGCTGATTGGGGCTCCCATGAATTTTTGGTGTATGCGCTGTTGAGCGAAAATGCCAACCCACAGTCCGTCGCCCAAAAAATGCGCCAAATGGTGTATGCCAATTTTAAACCCGACCCCGGAATAAGTCTTGCTTATAGCCTGCAAGCGCTCCGGGACGTACACCTCCATTCCGAAAACATCCTCGATAGTGCTAACATTGGCACGCCGGCTGCGCCGGGCAACAGCTCACTCTTGTACCTTAAAATATTTGCCCTGGTGGCGCTTTTTGTATTGAGCATTGCCTGCATCAACTACATGAACCTCACCACGGCCAAAGCTTCCACGCGCTGTAAAGAAATTGGCATCAAAAAGGCAGTGGGGGCATTCAGGGGGCAATTGATCACACAACTGTTGGTGGAATCGGTGATGGTCACCTCTATTTCCTTTGTTTTGTCGGTTTTGTTGGTCAATCTGATCCTGCCCTTTTTTAATGAATTCACCCAAAAAGAGCTTTCGCTTGGCTTTTCGACCGATTACCGCATTTGGCTTTCCGCTTTTTTGATGGCCATCCTGACGGGTTTGATGGCGGGTTCATATCCGGCCTTGATGCTTTCCCGCTTTAGCCCGAATATGTTGTTGAAGAGCCTGAAAGCCCAAAAAAGTTCCGATTTTTCGCTGCGCAAGGGTTTGGTGGTGTTTCAGTTTGCGGTTTCGGTCTTCATGATCATCGCCACCATCGTGGTGTTTTTGCAAGTGCGTTATGTACACAACAAAGACCTGGGTTTCAACCAGGAATTATTGGTGGTCGTGGACATCAACAGCGGTGCCATCCGCAGGGCTGCACCAACCATTGTTTCAGAAATCGGAAACTTACCCAAAGTAAAAAACGTATCGACCACTTCGCGGGTACCCGGCGAATGGAAAAACCTTCCTGCGGTCAAAATCAGGCAAATGGGCCAGTTGGACGAGCAAAAAGAAGCTTTCTTTTTGGGGGTGGACGAACATTTTACCAAAACTTTTGAGGTGGATTTGTTGCAAGGCAAAAACTTCAGTGGCAGCGGCGATTCTGCATCGGTCATCCTCAACGAAACCGCCGCGAAACTGCTGAACATCACCGAGCCTTCGGATCAATTGATCGAAATTCCGGCGGCCTCCTACGGCCTCAGTTTTAATCCGCTGCGTGGAGGACAAGCGTTTAAGGCGCGGGTGATTGGGATTGTCAAAGATTTTCATTTTCAGACCTTGCGGGAAAAAATCGCCCCTCTAGTGATGGCTTATCAACAAAACCCCATCCACAACATCGATTATTTTACGGCGAGAATAGAAGCCGCCGATGCCAGCCAAACCATTCAGGCGATGGAGGCTATTTTGGCAAAAATTGATGCTGCCGAATTGTTTGAATACCATTACCTCGACCAGCAATTGGCCCTCTTTTATGCTGAAGATGCCCGCCGTGAAACCATGTTGATTTGGATGGCCCTGGCTACGGTTTTGATTGCTTGTTTGGGCCTTTTTGGCCTGGCCACCTATGCGGCAGAACAAAGAATCCGGGAAATTGGGGTGCGCAAAGTATTGGGCGCAAGTGTACTAAGTCTAAGCAAATTGCTTTCGATGGACTTTTTAAAGTTGGTCGGCATTGCCATCGCGATCGCCTTTCCAATTGCCTATTGGGCGATGAACAAATGGTTGCTGGAATTCGCTTACCACATTGAGATCAAATGGTGGGTGTACGTTTTGGCGGGTCTCATCGCGATTACGATTGCACTATTGACCGTGAGCTATCAGGCGATAAAAGCTGCGTTGATGAACCCGGTGAAGAGTTTGAAAACGGAATAG
- a CDS encoding nucleotidyl transferase AbiEii/AbiGii toxin family protein: protein MIPQSYIIEWSQQVPWQTNEQVEQDLIICRALIEIFSDEWLAERLAFRGGTALHKLYLSPQPRYSEGIDLVQVRPEPIKETIQRLQSKLSFLGASAAVKPRRDGTQILFRFESEFPPVQRLRLKVETNTREHFSVLGYHPFPFEVQSSWFSGKCDLTTYRLEELLGTKLRALYQRKKGRDLYDLFIALTKKTDLDKDALLRSYRHYMDFSTGNPPSKKEYVLNMEQKMKDPEFLGDTKALLRMEMPYDPYVAYELVKLQLIDQI, encoded by the coding sequence ATGATTCCTCAATCTTACATCATCGAATGGAGCCAACAAGTGCCTTGGCAAACCAATGAACAAGTTGAGCAAGATCTAATCATTTGCCGAGCATTGATTGAAATATTTTCTGATGAATGGCTGGCTGAACGTTTGGCATTCCGCGGGGGCACTGCGCTACACAAATTGTACTTAAGCCCTCAGCCTCGATATTCTGAGGGCATTGATCTTGTGCAGGTTCGGCCAGAACCTATTAAGGAAACCATTCAAAGATTGCAGTCGAAATTATCATTTTTGGGCGCTTCGGCAGCAGTAAAACCTAGACGAGATGGTACTCAAATTTTGTTCCGTTTTGAATCCGAATTCCCGCCTGTTCAACGTTTGCGCCTGAAAGTAGAAACCAATACTCGGGAACACTTCTCTGTGCTGGGCTATCACCCCTTTCCTTTTGAAGTGCAGTCATCTTGGTTTTCTGGAAAATGTGACCTGACTACTTATCGATTGGAAGAGTTATTGGGAACCAAACTTAGAGCCCTGTACCAACGCAAAAAAGGCCGTGATCTTTATGATCTGTTCATAGCGCTGACTAAAAAAACAGACCTGGATAAGGATGCCTTGCTCCGTTCTTATCGCCATTACATGGACTTTTCTACAGGTAATCCTCCAAGTAAAAAAGAATACGTCTTGAACATGGAACAAAAAATGAAAGACCCGGAATTTTTAGGTGACACCAAGGCTTTACTTCGAATGGAAATGCCTTATGATCCTTATGTTGCTTATGAATTGGTAAAGCTCCAACTCATTGATCAGATTTAG